The Chitinophagales bacterium genome has a window encoding:
- a CDS encoding enoyl-CoA hydratase/isomerase family protein, whose translation MSNSVVLHKENGIGYITLNRPDKYNSFNREMALACQAYLDDCANDENIRCIYITGSGKGFCAGQDLAEASDPANVNFEKIVAEHYNPLIQRLRNIEKPIVAAVNGVAAGAGANIALACDIVVATQNASFIQAFSKIGLIPDSAGTFFLPRYVGLQRSAALMMLGEKVTADEAAAMGMIYKSFSDDTFEEESKKIAATLASLPTKGIGLTKRLLNQSYSNSLEEQLEIEKRVQVEAGNTEDFAEGVNAFLEKRKPLFKGR comes from the coding sequence ATGAGCAATTCTGTTGTACTGCATAAAGAAAACGGCATCGGTTACATCACACTGAACCGTCCTGATAAATATAATAGCTTTAATCGCGAAATGGCATTAGCATGCCAGGCCTATCTTGATGACTGTGCTAATGACGAAAACATCCGCTGCATTTATATCACAGGTAGTGGTAAGGGCTTTTGTGCAGGTCAGGATCTGGCAGAAGCCTCCGACCCCGCAAATGTTAATTTTGAAAAGATTGTTGCAGAGCATTATAACCCATTGATACAACGATTACGCAATATAGAAAAGCCGATAGTAGCAGCAGTGAATGGCGTTGCCGCGGGCGCAGGTGCAAATATTGCACTCGCCTGCGATATAGTAGTAGCTACACAAAATGCGTCATTTATTCAGGCCTTTAGTAAAATTGGGCTAATACCAGATAGTGCCGGAACGTTTTTTCTTCCTAGATATGTAGGTTTGCAACGCTCTGCCGCTTTGATGATGCTGGGCGAAAAAGTAACTGCAGACGAGGCTGCTGCAATGGGAATGATCTATAAGTCCTTTTCCGACGACACTTTTGAGGAAGAAAGTAAAAAAATTGCAGCTACATTAGCATCCTTGCCAACAAAAGGCATAGGATTGACCAAACGGCTATTGAACCAATCATATAGCAATAGTCTTGAAGAACAACTTGAAATAGAAAAGCGTGTACAGGTAGAAGCAGGAAATACGGAAGACTTTGCAGAGGGCGTAAATGCCTTCCTGGAAAAACGCAAGCCTCTATTTAAGGGTAGATAA
- a CDS encoding glycosyl transferase: protein MKILFAIQGTGNGHLSRARDVYPELAKYGEVDVLISGIQVDVDFPFPVKYKLYGMSFIFGGKGGVDIWQTARKLKLFKLIYDIRKLPVQDYDLVINDFEPVSAWACKLKHKPCIGLSHQAAVMAQNAPQPAKGDMKGELILKHYAPVTAAYGFHFRRYAKNIFTPVIRREIRNMTPADKGHYTVYLPSYDDKTLVEHLSHFSKVEWQVFSKHNKEPFSFKNVHIQPIDNNAFIESMASSTGVLCGAGFEGPAEALFLGKKLMVIPMQAQYEQQCNAAAAAQIGVPVIKQLSRKYYDKIKWWLMSNERVKVDFPDETAKIIREMIHEHAPANMAVVNVA, encoded by the coding sequence GTGAAGATATTATTTGCAATACAAGGTACAGGTAACGGCCACCTGAGTCGTGCAAGGGATGTATATCCAGAGTTGGCAAAATATGGTGAGGTAGATGTATTGATAAGCGGTATTCAGGTTGATGTCGATTTTCCATTCCCTGTTAAATACAAGCTATATGGCATGAGTTTCATTTTCGGAGGTAAAGGCGGTGTGGATATATGGCAGACTGCCAGGAAGCTAAAATTATTCAAATTGATATATGATATAAGGAAGTTGCCGGTACAGGATTATGATCTTGTTATCAATGATTTTGAGCCGGTTTCAGCATGGGCGTGTAAGCTGAAACATAAACCTTGTATTGGTCTCAGTCATCAGGCAGCTGTAATGGCCCAGAATGCGCCACAGCCAGCAAAGGGAGATATGAAAGGAGAATTGATATTAAAGCATTATGCACCGGTAACGGCAGCTTATGGTTTTCATTTCAGGCGATACGCCAAAAATATTTTTACTCCTGTTATTCGTAGAGAAATACGAAATATGACACCTGCTGATAAAGGGCATTATACTGTATACCTTCCCTCTTATGACGACAAAACACTGGTAGAACATTTATCTCATTTTTCTAAAGTTGAATGGCAGGTGTTTTCGAAACATAACAAAGAACCATTCAGTTTTAAAAACGTACATATTCAACCTATTGACAACAATGCTTTCATTGAAAGCATGGCCAGCAGTACAGGTGTGTTATGCGGAGCCGGTTTTGAAGGTCCGGCTGAAGCATTATTCCTGGGTAAAAAATTAATGGTGATACCAATGCAAGCTCAGTACGAACAACAATGTAATGCTGCAGCGGCTGCACAGATAGGTGTACCAGTAATAAAACAGTTAAGCCGCAAGTATTATGACAAGATAAAATGGTGGCTGATGAGTAATGAACGTGTAAAAGTTGATTTTCCCGATGAAACTGCTAAGATCATCAGAGAAATGATACATGAACATGCTCCTGCAAACATGGCTGTGGTGAACGTTGCATAG
- a CDS encoding TlpA family protein disulfide reductase produces the protein MNRIILVAVAIFSSVFAIAGKSDITIKGTITNQLADEVTFSYYTYEGNWLNFKQHEVSEALDDKGNFLVLLPLSENYTLIHIQNGNEGTEIYGSPGDKIIMTVNASDFDNTLKYDGVGMKADVANFMARHMLKSGFTQNIHRAAQKMMAIEPDRFTDSLKLLIQNEMDFLVDNSAGLPQSFIKFWNALYEYNKYDFMLTYPYMHEIVKAKSYDIGAIPKENYSVVKQVPEKFNDNYLYISSYRSYISSYFSQQLSAEGADNNEKMLELAHQKMPTASEEYVFADYISDHVKHHTLEQSENDFTVFTERYPKSSYTKTLQALIDKKRKLSIGSPAIDFTVFDENGKKIKLSELKGKVVYLDFWASWCGPCKAQFPHVAKIKEHFAGKDVVFVYVSIDEDADAWKKAMDKYHLTGLHVREEGGWKGKTAQEYGVQGIPAYFLIDREGNFASENTPRPSQDEELIKAIEELL, from the coding sequence ATGAACAGGATAATACTGGTTGCTGTTGCCATTTTCAGCTCTGTTTTTGCTATCGCAGGCAAGAGTGATATTACCATAAAAGGAACAATCACCAACCAACTTGCAGATGAGGTTACCTTCAGTTACTATACCTATGAGGGTAACTGGCTGAATTTCAAACAACATGAAGTGTCTGAAGCGCTTGATGATAAGGGTAATTTTCTTGTGCTGCTCCCTTTGTCAGAAAACTATACACTCATACATATCCAGAATGGTAACGAGGGAACTGAAATCTACGGTAGTCCCGGAGATAAAATAATCATGACTGTTAATGCGTCAGATTTTGATAACACACTCAAGTATGATGGTGTCGGTATGAAAGCAGATGTTGCCAACTTTATGGCGAGGCATATGCTCAAATCGGGCTTTACACAAAACATACATAGGGCTGCTCAGAAAATGATGGCGATAGAACCTGATAGGTTTACTGATAGTCTGAAATTATTGATACAGAATGAAATGGATTTTCTTGTTGACAATAGTGCTGGATTACCACAATCATTTATCAAATTCTGGAATGCACTATACGAGTATAATAAATATGATTTCATGCTCACATATCCCTATATGCACGAAATTGTAAAGGCTAAAAGCTATGATATAGGGGCTATCCCTAAAGAGAATTACTCGGTAGTAAAACAAGTACCAGAAAAATTCAATGATAACTATTTGTATATTTCTTCCTACCGTAGTTATATATCTTCTTATTTTTCGCAACAGTTGTCTGCCGAAGGAGCTGACAATAATGAGAAGATGCTGGAGCTTGCCCATCAAAAAATGCCAACAGCATCAGAAGAATATGTATTTGCCGACTACATTAGTGACCATGTAAAACATCATACTTTGGAGCAATCGGAAAACGACTTTACAGTTTTCACTGAAAGGTATCCCAAAAGCAGCTATACCAAAACTTTACAAGCTCTTATTGACAAAAAGAGAAAATTGAGTATCGGATCTCCGGCAATTGATTTCACCGTATTTGATGAAAACGGAAAGAAGATCAAATTATCAGAACTTAAGGGCAAAGTGGTGTACCTGGATTTTTGGGCTAGTTGGTGTGGCCCATGCAAGGCGCAATTCCCTCATGTTGCTAAAATTAAAGAACACTTTGCCGGCAAGGATGTAGTATTTGTGTACGTATCAATAGACGAAGATGCCGATGCCTGGAAAAAAGCAATGGACAAATACCACTTAACCGGCCTGCATGTACGGGAAGAAGGGGGCTGGAAAGGCAAAACAGCACAAGAGTATGGTGTACAAGGTATACCGGCATACTTTCTGATAGATAGAGAGGGAAATTTTGCAAGCGAGAATACGCCACGTCCAAGTCAAGACGAAGAGCTTATCAAGGCAATTGAGGAATTGCTTTAA
- a CDS encoding UDP-2,3-diacylglucosamine diphosphatase, protein MAKREVDIVVLSDIHLGTYGCHAKELLQYLKSIKPKAVVLNGDIIDIWQFSKRYWPTTHMMVMKHLIGLVAKDIPVYFIPGNHDEMLRRFKGFQLGSLKITNKLSLKINGSKVWIFHGDVFDVVMQHSKWLAKLGAVGYDTLILINRFVNFISQKLGRGKVSLSKKIKNSVKGAVKFINNFESTVCEIAADNQFKYVICGHIHHPEIRTVVTERGPVIYMNSGDWIENLTALEYNDSKWSIYRYADDIVAQSIEINKKKQAKDNPKEMMALLLQELNVNANKSNTLNGLTGGFEAA, encoded by the coding sequence ATGGCAAAAAGGGAAGTAGATATTGTCGTTCTGTCAGACATACATTTAGGTACCTATGGCTGTCACGCCAAGGAGTTACTTCAGTATCTGAAGAGCATAAAACCTAAGGCCGTTGTTTTGAACGGCGATATCATTGACATCTGGCAATTCAGCAAAAGGTATTGGCCAACAACACATATGATGGTTATGAAACACCTCATTGGACTTGTTGCTAAGGATATACCGGTCTATTTCATTCCGGGCAATCATGATGAAATGCTGAGAAGATTCAAAGGTTTCCAGCTAGGCTCATTAAAGATCACCAATAAGCTTTCTCTAAAAATAAACGGCTCAAAGGTCTGGATATTCCATGGTGACGTATTTGATGTGGTAATGCAACATAGTAAGTGGCTTGCAAAGTTAGGTGCGGTTGGCTATGACACCTTAATACTTATCAACCGATTTGTAAATTTCATTTCACAAAAGTTAGGTAGAGGTAAAGTTTCCCTCTCAAAAAAAATAAAGAATAGCGTAAAAGGCGCTGTTAAGTTCATCAATAATTTTGAGTCTACTGTTTGTGAGATAGCAGCAGACAACCAGTTCAAATACGTGATATGTGGTCATATCCATCATCCTGAAATAAGAACAGTTGTCACAGAGAGAGGACCTGTTATATACATGAATTCTGGCGACTGGATAGAGAACCTGACAGCATTGGAATATAACGACTCGAAGTGGAGTATTTATCGTTATGCTGATGACATAGTTGCACAGTCAATTGAAATAAATAAGAAAAAACAGGCCAAAGACAATCCCAAAGAGATGATGGCTTTGTTGTTGCAGGAGTTGAATGTAAACGCAAATAAATCTAATACCCTGAACGGACTGACCGGCGGGTTTGAGGCTGCATAA